One Elusimicrobia bacterium HGW-Elusimicrobia-1 genomic window, CACCCGGGCTTTTCCAGATTTGCCAGAAAGAACTATTGACTCTGAGTCACGGCCACGCTTTCGTAGTGCCGGCTCGAAGCCATAAACGTCAACGATAAACTCGTCAAAACAAAAACCACGGCGATGGTGATGGTGGCCTTGCGCATAAAACTTCCGCCCGACGGAGCGCTGAATAACTGCTCCGAGCCGCCGCCTCCGAAAAGTCCGGCCAGGCCGGCGCCTTTGCCCGATTGAAGAAGGATTATCAGTATCAGAGCCGCGGATGCCGTCACATGCAGAATGCTTACCAGATTGTACATAATTTTTCGCTCCTGTCCGGATAAAAATCACGCGCCGAATTTTGCAAGACGCCGCGCGTGCGAAAGGGCCATAGTCATAACGCTTGTGGCCGGAATGCGGCCGAGCGAGCCCTTTATAAATTCGGTTTCGGTGAATCTTTTTACGGCCGGATTGTATCTGGCCGATTTTGAATAAATCATCAGCGGCACCGGATGCCACGAGTGCGACTTCATTGCCGCCGGAGTCGAATGGTCTCCCGTCACCACCAGCACGGTCGGGTCGAGTTCGAGTATTCCCGGCACGC contains:
- the secG gene encoding preprotein translocase subunit SecG, whose translation is MYNLVSILHVTASAALILIILLQSGKGAGLAGLFGGGGSEQLFSAPSGGSFMRKATITIAVVFVLTSLSLTFMASSRHYESVAVTQSQ